In Nitrosospira briensis C-128, a genomic segment contains:
- a CDS encoding alpha/beta hydrolase has translation MNSHIPQKLFIDGPAGKLETVLAEPDFRYRRGFAIIAHPHPLYGGTMNNKVVHTLFKAFLELGFVTVKFNFRGVEQSEGELNSGKDNGAGETEDVLAVVETIRNQFAASFDTPPLLLLAGFSFGGAIQVYAAQRLKPQIVVLVAPAVGRLNAPHLAQPDIKGDIESTRQVLIIQGDQDEVVPLQTVLDWAAPQELPVVVVPGAEHFFHRRLHILKRIILDSC, from the coding sequence TTGAATTCACACATTCCCCAGAAATTATTCATTGATGGCCCGGCGGGAAAGCTGGAAACGGTTCTGGCGGAACCGGATTTCCGCTACCGTCGTGGCTTTGCCATTATTGCGCATCCCCATCCATTATATGGTGGGACAATGAATAACAAGGTGGTCCATACCCTATTCAAGGCGTTTCTCGAGTTGGGATTTGTCACAGTCAAATTCAATTTTCGCGGTGTGGAACAAAGCGAAGGCGAACTTAACTCAGGCAAGGACAATGGGGCAGGTGAAACCGAAGACGTGCTCGCAGTTGTTGAAACCATCAGAAACCAATTCGCCGCCTCCTTTGATACCCCTCCGCTATTACTGCTGGCGGGCTTCTCCTTCGGAGGGGCGATCCAGGTGTATGCGGCGCAACGGCTCAAACCACAGATAGTGGTATTGGTCGCTCCCGCTGTTGGGCGGCTCAACGCGCCCCACCTCGCCCAACCGGATATTAAAGGCGATATTGAAAGCACCAGGCAGGTCCTGATCATACAAGGCGATCAGGACGAAGTGGTTCCCCTTCAAACTGTTCTGGATTGGGCTGCCCCGCAGGAACTACCTGTGGTGGTCGTGCCCGGCGCGGAACATTTTTTTCATCGCCGGTTGCATATCCTCAAACGCATCATTCTCGATTCATGCTGA
- a CDS encoding beta/gamma crystallin domain-containing protein — protein MNILIKNPRNFLVAIAAVFGLYAGSGVYAQDSIDKSNASEKSKHAEKSKQNSQTRKNEGGTIVEVPVLMMVPVEVSSDMSTNSGCWVKLYDKKDYSGDSFLLVGPVELPVMTGPFGFNWENKVRSLEVGPNANLTIFDNRNFRDQDKFVDAGKKIPNMSKKMGFFDDFRSMMLTCI, from the coding sequence ATGAATATTCTGATAAAGAACCCTCGTAATTTCCTGGTCGCCATTGCGGCGGTGTTTGGGCTATATGCCGGGTCTGGTGTTTATGCGCAAGACTCGATCGACAAATCCAATGCGAGCGAGAAATCGAAGCATGCGGAAAAAAGCAAACAAAATTCACAGACGAGGAAAAATGAGGGAGGAACCATCGTTGAGGTACCGGTGCTAATGATGGTTCCCGTGGAGGTATCGAGCGATATGTCGACGAATAGCGGGTGCTGGGTGAAGCTATACGATAAGAAAGACTATAGCGGCGATAGCTTTTTGCTGGTCGGCCCCGTCGAATTACCGGTGATGACCGGGCCCTTCGGCTTCAACTGGGAAAATAAGGTTCGCAGCCTCGAGGTCGGCCCCAACGCCAATCTCACGATTTTTGATAATCGCAATTTCCGGGACCAGGATAAATTTGTCGATGCAGGTAAAAAAATCCCCAACATGTCAAAAAAAATGGGATTCTTTGATGACTTCCGGTCGATGATGCTCACTTGCATATGA
- a CDS encoding DUF2905 domain-containing protein: MQRLLIILGILLVVAGVAWPWLSKLPFGRLPGDITIERENFRLYFPLTTGLLVSLFLSLLLWWWSRK; this comes from the coding sequence ATGCAGCGTTTACTCATCATTCTCGGGATACTGCTGGTGGTTGCGGGCGTTGCATGGCCGTGGTTATCGAAACTACCGTTCGGGCGGTTGCCGGGGGACATTACCATCGAGCGGGAAAACTTCAGACTCTACTTTCCGCTGACGACAGGCTTGCTGGTGTCCTTGTTTCTATCGTTACTGCTATGGTGGTGGTCTCGTAAATAG
- a CDS encoding transglycosylase domain-containing protein yields the protein MKSGPSDQPHFPQAGPYDIRLGYSRLPELLQHLAKHGFEVHAQARISARMEELVAQGLFIPYREKSQAGLEITADDGEPLYRAAFPARVYADFQSVPPVVANSLTFIENRELLDLTQPKKNPAVDWNRLGRAVLDKAIQLFRPEHDVSGGSTLATQIEKYRHSPNGMTLNATDKLQQIASASVRTYLQGEYTLPTRKQILVDYLNTVPLSAAAGFGETNGIGDGLWAWYGLDFDETNHILNSRFAQGDALTEKARLYKHVLSLMIAQRRPSYYLIAGRKELGELTDSYLRVLAQAGVIPARLRDAALELPLNFRVARSPEEGRNFASKKAVNAVRVQLASQLGLQRMYDLDRLDLSVQSTLDLELQKKTTDMLRELKDVEHAQAAGLYGQRLLGTEDPGKIIYSFTLSELTPQGAKFRILADNFEQPLDINKGTKLDLGSTAKLRTLVTYLEIVEALHNKYATLAPKVLNGQEVDPGDILSRWAIGYLLQSRDKSLASMLDAALERKYSANSEERFFTGGGSHVFHNFKHEDDRKIMSVREATKNSVNLVYIRLMRDIVRYHMFQVGGSSARILKDVGNSGRVEYLRRFADKEGTEFINRFYLKYKGKTTEPGGISKLLFSSFRHTPRRLAAAHRYVYPESTLAEFEKFMAPYLPGFKRVTPTMVQDLYEAYAPGKYSLADQGYVVTVHPLELWLVRYLNSHPLAQYKDVIAASTDERIAVYQWLFKTIHKNSQDVRIRGLLELEAFLEIHRSWKRLGYPFDSLVPSLATAIGSSADHPAALAELMGIVLNDGVRMPAVLIERLRFGAGTPFETMVERAPIQGEKMFSPELAAAVRGVLTDVVERGTASRLARAIVEEDGAEISIGGKTGTGDHRHITFSSPGVIKESRVVNRSATFVFFIGDRFFGTMTAFVPGADAANYTFTSALSTQVMKHLLPILKPLIDRAQPLPEQILARNAIKGELPEERKKGSRKEGKKENEKLEMSQLARHLIELH from the coding sequence ATGAAAAGCGGTCCAAGCGACCAGCCGCATTTCCCGCAAGCGGGTCCTTATGACATCCGCCTGGGTTATAGTCGCCTTCCGGAATTGCTTCAGCATCTGGCAAAGCACGGTTTTGAGGTTCATGCGCAGGCGCGGATTTCTGCACGCATGGAGGAACTTGTCGCGCAGGGCCTGTTTATTCCTTACCGCGAAAAATCCCAGGCCGGTCTGGAAATAACTGCCGACGATGGCGAGCCATTGTATCGCGCTGCGTTTCCGGCACGTGTTTACGCGGATTTCCAGTCAGTGCCGCCTGTAGTGGCGAATAGCCTGACGTTTATCGAAAATCGCGAATTGCTGGACCTGACTCAGCCGAAAAAAAATCCGGCCGTCGACTGGAACCGGTTGGGCAGGGCAGTGCTGGATAAGGCGATTCAGCTTTTTCGTCCCGAGCACGACGTATCAGGGGGCAGCACGCTGGCAACGCAAATTGAAAAATACCGCCACTCTCCCAACGGAATGACGCTGAATGCAACGGATAAGCTTCAACAGATTGCGTCCGCATCCGTGCGCACTTATCTGCAGGGGGAATACACATTGCCCACGCGCAAGCAGATCCTGGTGGATTACCTTAATACAGTCCCGCTTTCGGCAGCCGCAGGTTTCGGAGAAACGAACGGGATTGGAGATGGCCTGTGGGCGTGGTATGGCCTGGACTTCGACGAAACCAATCACATCCTTAATTCACGGTTTGCACAAGGAGATGCGCTTACCGAGAAGGCGCGCCTCTACAAGCACGTGTTGAGCCTGATGATTGCGCAGCGTAGACCTTCCTATTACCTGATAGCGGGGCGAAAAGAACTGGGTGAACTTACCGACAGTTATCTGAGGGTGCTGGCTCAGGCTGGCGTGATACCGGCGCGCCTTCGGGATGCGGCGCTTGAGCTGCCGCTGAATTTTCGTGTTGCGCGCTCTCCGGAAGAAGGCCGGAATTTTGCTTCGAAGAAGGCTGTCAATGCTGTTCGCGTGCAACTCGCCTCTCAGCTCGGGTTGCAGCGCATGTATGACCTGGACCGCCTGGATCTGTCAGTGCAAAGCACTCTTGACTTGGAGCTACAGAAAAAAACCACCGATATGCTGCGCGAGTTAAAGGATGTGGAACATGCGCAGGCTGCCGGGCTCTATGGGCAGCGCCTGCTGGGTACGGAAGATCCGGGAAAGATCATCTACAGCTTCACGCTTTCTGAATTGACGCCGCAAGGCGCCAAGTTTCGAATCCTGGCGGATAATTTTGAACAACCACTGGACATCAACAAGGGGACCAAGCTGGATCTGGGTTCCACCGCAAAATTGCGGACATTGGTGACCTATCTCGAAATTGTGGAAGCGCTGCATAATAAATATGCGACGCTGGCACCGAAAGTACTTAATGGACAAGAGGTTGACCCCGGCGATATTCTCAGCCGCTGGGCGATCGGTTATCTCTTGCAAAGCAGGGACAAGAGTTTGGCATCCATGCTGGATGCCGCTCTCGAGCGCAAGTACTCGGCTAATTCGGAAGAGCGGTTCTTTACCGGCGGCGGCTCGCACGTCTTTCATAATTTCAAGCATGAAGACGACCGCAAGATCATGAGCGTACGTGAAGCGACGAAGAATTCAGTCAATCTTGTCTATATTCGCCTGATGCGCGATATCGTGCGCTATCACATGTTTCAGGTAGGAGGTTCATCAGCCAGGATACTCAAGGACGTCGGAAATTCGGGCCGCGTGGAGTACCTCAGACGCTTTGCAGACAAGGAAGGCACGGAATTCATCAATCGTTTTTATCTCAAGTACAAAGGTAAAACAACCGAGCCGGGCGGGATCAGCAAGTTGCTTTTCTCCAGCTTTCGGCACACGCCGCGTCGTTTGGCGGCCGCTCACCGTTATGTTTATCCGGAGTCTACCCTTGCAGAGTTCGAGAAATTCATGGCGCCGTATCTGCCCGGCTTTAAACGTGTGACCCCGACAATGGTTCAAGATCTGTATGAGGCGTATGCACCAGGCAAATATTCATTGGCCGATCAGGGCTACGTAGTAACCGTCCACCCACTGGAATTATGGTTGGTACGCTACCTGAATTCCCATCCACTTGCCCAGTACAAGGACGTGATCGCGGCGAGCACGGACGAGCGAATCGCTGTCTACCAGTGGTTGTTCAAGACCATACACAAGAATTCGCAGGATGTGCGGATTCGCGGTCTTCTGGAGCTTGAAGCATTTCTCGAAATTCATCGTAGCTGGAAACGCCTCGGCTATCCATTCGATTCGCTGGTGCCCTCGCTTGCCACAGCCATTGGGAGTTCCGCCGATCATCCCGCCGCGCTTGCGGAATTGATGGGTATCGTTCTGAACGATGGCGTGCGAATGCCAGCTGTACTAATTGAACGCTTGCGTTTCGGAGCCGGCACCCCTTTTGAGACAATGGTCGAACGAGCGCCCATTCAAGGAGAAAAAATGTTTTCTCCAGAATTGGCCGCGGCAGTGCGTGGCGTACTGACAGATGTGGTCGAGAGAGGTACAGCTTCGCGGTTGGCGCGAGCCATTGTGGAAGAGGATGGGGCTGAAATTTCGATTGGCGGAAAGACAGGGACGGGCGACCATCGTCATATCACGTTTTCTTCGCCGGGCGTCATCAAGGAATCGCGCGTCGTAAATCGCTCCGCCACTTTTGTCTTCTTCATCGGAGACCGTTTTTTCGGAACGATGACTGCATTCGTGCCCGGGGCGGACGCCGCTAACTACACGTTTACCTCGGCGCTTTCTACGCAAGTCATGAAACATCTCTTGCCCATCCTGAAGCCCCTCATCGACCGGGCCCAGCCGTTGCCGGAGCAGATCCTGGCAAGAAATGCGATCAAGGGCGAGCTACCTGAAGAACGTAAAAAGGGGAGTAGAAAGGAAGGTAAGAAAGAAAATGAAAAACTGGAGATGAGTCAGCTAGCGCGTCATTTAATCGAATTGCACTGA
- a CDS encoding carotenoid biosynthesis protein: MEFLNLLLKTITLRPYVFVFLAGFLFSASRLIGWRRTACFMAITYTVALLCELSSTRTGVPFGWYYYTGSTVGQELYIADVPAMDSLSFPFLLYASYCMALAFLLPATSTDPRPGMSMIRMGFPLAARTGWPVVVLTILFFMFIDVVIDPVALRGERWFLGRIYYYPDPGTHFGIPIANYIGWTVVGFLSLRAYLPLDRKLQAEASLFPAPSVTGRVLLGCGLYYGVLIFNLVITFWIGESLLGVTGLFIYLPITVLLALRLLGHPPANG; this comes from the coding sequence ATGGAATTCCTTAACCTCCTGCTGAAGACTATTACGCTTCGCCCCTATGTATTTGTGTTCCTTGCCGGGTTTCTCTTCTCCGCCAGCAGGCTGATCGGCTGGCGCAGGACAGCCTGCTTCATGGCTATTACATACACTGTGGCGCTTCTGTGCGAACTCTCTTCCACTCGCACCGGGGTTCCTTTCGGCTGGTATTACTATACCGGTTCAACGGTCGGGCAGGAATTGTATATCGCGGATGTCCCCGCCATGGATTCTCTCTCGTTTCCCTTTCTTCTCTATGCGAGCTATTGCATGGCGCTGGCTTTTCTCCTGCCTGCTACCAGCACAGACCCCCGTCCCGGTATGAGCATGATCCGGATGGGGTTTCCCCTTGCAGCCAGAACCGGCTGGCCGGTAGTGGTACTCACCATTCTTTTTTTCATGTTCATCGATGTCGTCATCGATCCGGTCGCGCTCCGCGGCGAGCGGTGGTTCCTCGGGCGAATATACTACTATCCTGATCCTGGCACGCATTTCGGCATCCCGATAGCCAATTATATTGGCTGGACTGTTGTGGGCTTTCTCTCTCTTCGCGCCTATCTTCCTCTCGATCGCAAACTTCAGGCTGAAGCCAGCCTCTTCCCTGCCCCATCGGTGACCGGACGCGTGCTGCTCGGTTGCGGTTTATATTATGGGGTATTGATCTTCAATCTCGTCATCACTTTCTGGATTGGAGAATCGCTTCTGGGCGTTACGGGCCTGTTCATTTATCTACCGATCACCGTACTGCTTGCCCTTCGACTCCTTGGTCACCCGCCGGCAAACGGATAA
- a CDS encoding c-type cytochrome, giving the protein MKKMVLVLAVSALVSLVGCSKTDNYTPAENVSGEDIFYTNCTKCHKPESGSVMVISTAMANKDAIIQKVQKGSMGMTAFPNIKGEPAQRLAEFVVANSKTK; this is encoded by the coding sequence ATGAAAAAAATGGTCTTGGTGCTAGCTGTTTCCGCATTGGTGAGTTTGGTTGGTTGCTCGAAGACGGATAATTACACGCCGGCCGAGAATGTCAGCGGGGAGGACATATTTTATACAAACTGTACAAAATGCCATAAACCGGAAAGCGGCAGCGTGATGGTTATAAGCACCGCGATGGCGAACAAGGACGCCATCATTCAGAAAGTTCAGAAAGGAAGCATGGGGATGACCGCGTTTCCCAATATTAAAGGCGAACCGGCGCAACGTCTGGCGGAATTCGTCGTGGCAAATAGCAAAACCAAGTAG
- a CDS encoding DUF1499 domain-containing protein has translation MVIVKWALVVIAVVVITGLLAGQLGLLKGTPPTDLGVHDGRLKPPSKTPNSVSSQASLYPDHPQRAYAEIAPLPLKGDPDTALDRIAEVIRTMDGAKIVKREPDYLYAQFTTRLMKYVDDAEFWFDPAAKVIQVRSASRLGKSDLGVNRERIESIRHKLGSS, from the coding sequence ATGGTTATTGTAAAGTGGGCACTTGTTGTCATTGCCGTTGTCGTCATTACGGGGTTGCTTGCCGGTCAACTCGGGCTACTCAAAGGCACGCCGCCCACCGATCTGGGCGTGCATGACGGAAGACTCAAGCCTCCCTCGAAAACACCTAATAGCGTGTCGAGCCAGGCGTCGCTTTACCCCGATCATCCCCAACGCGCTTATGCCGAGATCGCACCGCTGCCGCTGAAAGGCGATCCGGACACCGCACTGGACCGCATCGCCGAGGTTATCAGGACAATGGATGGCGCCAAGATAGTGAAAAGAGAGCCTGACTACCTCTATGCACAGTTCACTACCCGGCTCATGAAGTACGTGGATGATGCCGAGTTCTGGTTCGATCCGGCGGCCAAGGTGATTCAAGTTCGCTCCGCATCCCGCTTGGGAAAATCGGATCTCGGCGTGAACCGCGAGCGCATCGAATCCATTCGTCATAAACTCGGCTCCTCTTGA